Proteins encoded by one window of Agrobacterium vitis:
- a CDS encoding sugar ABC transporter substrate-binding protein produces the protein MSGNEFNNGLGRRQLIKLSAFAGVAAAGASLFGVNVAHAADEPLSLKGKRIGISTAGTDHFFDLQAYNAQIAEVKRLGGEPLAVDAGRSDGKLVAQLQTLIAQKPDAIVQLLGTLTVIDPWLKRARDAGIPVLTIDVGSSHSQNNSTSDNWGIGKDLALQLVSDIGGEGNVVVFNGFYGVTPCAIRYDQLVNVIKYFPKVKIIQPELRDIIPNTVQDAFAQVTAILNKYPEKGSIKAIWSAWDIPQLGATQALAAAGRTEIKTYGVDGSPEVLQLVADPASPAAADVAQQPAELGRQAIQNVALLLSGKTLPRESYVPALLANKQTVNDVTRKLGIG, from the coding sequence ATGTCGGGCAATGAATTCAACAATGGGTTGGGACGGCGTCAGCTCATTAAGCTCTCGGCCTTTGCTGGCGTGGCTGCTGCGGGCGCAAGCCTGTTTGGGGTCAATGTGGCCCATGCAGCAGATGAACCTCTCAGCCTGAAGGGCAAGCGGATCGGCATCAGCACGGCGGGAACCGACCATTTCTTTGACCTGCAAGCCTATAATGCCCAGATCGCTGAAGTGAAGCGCCTGGGCGGCGAACCGCTTGCCGTTGACGCGGGCCGCAGCGATGGCAAGCTGGTGGCTCAACTCCAAACCCTGATCGCGCAAAAGCCGGATGCCATCGTGCAATTGCTCGGCACCTTGACGGTTATCGACCCTTGGCTGAAACGGGCGCGCGACGCTGGCATTCCGGTTCTGACAATCGATGTCGGCTCCAGCCATTCGCAGAACAATTCGACCTCCGACAATTGGGGCATCGGCAAGGATCTTGCCCTGCAATTGGTCTCTGACATTGGTGGGGAAGGCAATGTCGTGGTCTTCAACGGCTTTTATGGCGTGACGCCCTGCGCCATCCGCTATGACCAGCTTGTCAACGTCATCAAATATTTCCCGAAGGTCAAGATCATCCAGCCGGAACTGCGCGACATCATTCCCAATACCGTTCAGGATGCGTTTGCGCAGGTCACCGCCATTCTCAACAAATATCCGGAAAAAGGCTCGATCAAAGCCATCTGGTCCGCCTGGGATATTCCGCAATTGGGGGCAACCCAGGCGCTGGCGGCAGCCGGGCGCACGGAAATCAAGACCTACGGCGTCGATGGCAGCCCTGAAGTGTTGCAACTGGTGGCGGACCCGGCCTCGCCTGCCGCCGCCGATGTCGCGCAACAGCCCGCCGAACTTGGCCGCCAGGCCATTCAGAATGTGGCCTTGTTGCTATCCGGCAAGACCTTGCCGCGTGAGAGCTACGTGCCAGCCCTGTTGGCCAACAAGCAGACTGTCAACGATGTCACCAGGAAGCTCGGGATCGGTTGA
- a CDS encoding sugar ABC transporter ATP-binding protein, producing MRDKQPAKGDAIRFHGISKWFGGARALTEVSFGVRAGTIHGLVGQNGAGKSTLIKILAGLHRQDDGTIEIDGVAIPDLTPPRVENLGIHFIHQDRLLVPSFTVGEALFLGREPKIAGTPFLDRRAMKRQAQAILQDYFGLSLPTGALIGELTTAQKQIVQITRALLAKPKVLVFDEPTAALVRREADMLFSLIRRLRDEGVTIVYISHYLAEIEALCDDVTVLRNGEVVASRALAGLSAKQIATLMVERDIAEMFPKPVVAKGERLLDVRGLTAEGRYEDVSFSLHRGEVLGITGLLGSGAKELLQTLFGLETAGSGEIHTSETVVSFANPRQAVSRNLALVPEDRRGNGVALDLTVAENTTLASLDRFSRAGFLKTGLEKTAVDRLIAQLQIKTSSRDAPVRTLSGGNQQKVAIAKWLSRQSELYLLDEPTVGVDIGAKVEIYQLIGELVEKGAGVIILSSDLPELVGITDRILVFFRGRITAELTSSQTTADAVFAATTGSDAVTGSKEGLRHVG from the coding sequence ATGCGTGACAAACAGCCTGCGAAGGGCGATGCAATCCGCTTCCATGGCATTTCCAAATGGTTTGGCGGAGCAAGAGCGCTGACCGAGGTTTCCTTTGGCGTCCGCGCTGGAACGATCCATGGGCTTGTCGGCCAGAATGGTGCGGGAAAATCAACCCTGATCAAAATTCTCGCCGGTCTTCACCGGCAGGATGACGGAACGATTGAGATCGACGGGGTCGCAATACCGGATCTGACGCCGCCGCGGGTCGAAAATCTGGGCATCCACTTCATTCACCAGGATCGTCTTCTGGTTCCGTCCTTCACGGTTGGTGAGGCCTTGTTTCTGGGGCGCGAACCGAAGATTGCCGGTACACCATTTTTGGATCGGCGGGCGATGAAACGCCAGGCACAGGCGATTTTGCAGGACTATTTCGGCCTGAGCCTTCCGACCGGTGCATTGATCGGCGAGCTGACCACCGCGCAAAAGCAGATCGTGCAGATCACGCGCGCGCTGCTGGCCAAGCCCAAGGTGCTGGTGTTCGATGAGCCGACGGCGGCGCTGGTGCGGCGCGAGGCGGATATGCTGTTTTCCCTGATCCGGCGGCTGCGGGATGAGGGGGTGACGATCGTTTATATCTCGCATTACCTGGCCGAAATCGAAGCGCTTTGCGACGACGTAACCGTGCTGCGCAATGGGGAGGTCGTTGCCAGCCGCGCGCTTGCCGGTCTTTCAGCAAAACAGATCGCAACCCTGATGGTGGAGCGCGACATTGCCGAGATGTTTCCAAAACCGGTCGTCGCCAAGGGCGAGCGCCTGCTGGACGTTCGTGGGTTGACCGCCGAAGGCCGGTATGAGGACGTGTCCTTTAGCCTGCACCGGGGCGAAGTGCTCGGCATTACCGGTCTTTTAGGCTCCGGTGCCAAGGAACTGTTGCAGACACTGTTTGGTCTGGAAACAGCAGGCTCCGGCGAGATTCATACGAGCGAGACGGTGGTGTCATTTGCAAATCCTCGCCAAGCCGTGTCGCGCAATCTGGCGCTTGTTCCGGAAGACCGGCGCGGCAATGGCGTGGCTTTGGACCTCACGGTGGCGGAAAATACCACGCTTGCCAGTCTCGACCGTTTTTCGAGGGCGGGTTTTCTGAAGACCGGTCTCGAAAAGACTGCGGTGGACCGGCTGATCGCGCAATTGCAGATCAAGACGTCTAGTCGCGATGCACCGGTCCGAACCCTGTCCGGTGGCAATCAACAGAAGGTGGCGATTGCAAAATGGCTGAGCCGCCAATCGGAACTCTATCTTCTGGATGAGCCGACTGTTGGCGTTGATATCGGCGCGAAAGTCGAAATTTACCAGCTGATCGGCGAACTGGTCGAAAAGGGGGCCGGCGTCATCATCCTGTCGTCCGACCTGCCGGAACTGGTTGGCATAACCGACCGGATTCTGGTGTTTTTCCGGGGCCGGATCACGGCGGAACTCACGTCCAGCCAGACGACGGCGGATGCAGTCTTTGCCGCCACAACCGGCTCGGATGCCGTAACGGGGTCGAAGGAAGGATTGCGCCATGTCGGCTGA
- a CDS encoding ABC transporter permease yields MSAEVNSVSIGVRSPTATGMRHHGSSQGGELVPRRNGAARSAAWLLRTGSILGILGVFLFFSLTAPFFFSLGNLGNVLAQSAILGVLAFGLTLVIIAGGSNVVTGGIDLSLAANMGLSAAVYASLVQLGWSDGVAVFGALATGLVIGLVNALAVVIVGIVPLLATLAVMNVVAGLELVLTQNTVIPASTDFLSLLSATGPFGLPVLGYILLGAALLVAAVVQYTPLGLRLYAVGEFPEAARAAGLRVKTLTAGAFIAAGLLGGIAGILNTSYLSGSSTGAGDILLPVVVTTLLGSVFSRRLVPTIPGTLVSAIFVGVLINGFQLLNLSSTLVAGVQGALILLVVSATTLLRRR; encoded by the coding sequence ATGTCGGCTGAGGTCAATTCCGTTTCGATTGGCGTGAGGTCGCCGACAGCCACCGGAATGCGTCACCACGGCTCGTCCCAGGGAGGCGAACTTGTCCCGCGCCGCAATGGTGCGGCCCGGAGTGCGGCCTGGCTGCTGCGGACCGGGTCCATACTTGGAATACTCGGCGTCTTCCTGTTCTTTTCGCTGACGGCGCCCTTCTTCTTCAGCCTTGGCAATCTGGGGAATGTGCTAGCGCAATCGGCCATTCTCGGAGTGCTGGCCTTCGGGCTGACACTGGTGATCATCGCGGGCGGGTCGAATGTTGTGACGGGCGGGATCGATCTGTCGCTGGCCGCCAATATGGGCCTCAGTGCAGCGGTCTACGCCAGTCTTGTGCAACTGGGATGGAGCGACGGCGTCGCTGTTTTTGGGGCGCTGGCCACCGGGCTGGTCATCGGTCTCGTTAATGCCTTGGCTGTGGTCATTGTCGGTATCGTGCCGCTTCTGGCAACGCTTGCGGTGATGAATGTGGTGGCCGGTCTCGAACTGGTGTTGACCCAAAACACCGTCATTCCGGCTTCAACCGACTTTCTCTCGTTGCTTTCGGCCACGGGGCCATTCGGTCTGCCGGTGCTGGGCTATATCCTGCTGGGGGCAGCCTTGCTGGTCGCAGCCGTCGTTCAATATACCCCGCTGGGATTGCGGCTTTACGCGGTCGGCGAATTTCCGGAAGCCGCAAGGGCGGCGGGTCTCAGGGTCAAAACCCTGACGGCAGGCGCTTTCATCGCGGCGGGTTTATTGGGTGGCATCGCTGGCATCCTCAATACGTCCTATCTCAGCGGCAGTTCCACCGGTGCTGGCGATATCTTGCTGCCCGTCGTGGTGACCACCCTGCTGGGTTCGGTCTTTTCACGGCGGCTGGTGCCGACCATTCCCGGTACGCTGGTTTCGGCGATCTTTGTCGGTGTGCTGATCAATGGGTTTCAACTGCTCAATCTGTCGAGCACATTGGTGGCTGGCGTCCAGGGCGCGCTGATCCTTCTGGTCGTCTCGGCCACTACTTTGCTGCGCAGGAGGTAG
- a CDS encoding ABC transporter permease codes for MSTVDAKTWTAGALASGRRRGAYLARYALVFAILAVIAIFSTLAPSFLTGANLMSVLVNNVALLAIVSIAMTFAVASGGIDLSVATAVDFASFTFVSLVLGGVPVGLAVLAAIFAGGLVGALNGLLISAIGISPFLATLGTLFIGRSVQQLLTNGGNPVYLSQAAIPPGFSFIGHGHLFGVPVPLVVTLLLIVVTAVILAMTRFGRVLIAIGTQASVARYSGLSVASVVASAYILAGTIAAIAGILLTATVNVYIPSSGNAFLLNAIGATFIGTTLHPLRRPNVIGTVLGVLLLGLVSNGLLLSGLNFYWQQVATGLLIFSVLALSFKTGRRS; via the coding sequence ATGTCAACGGTTGATGCGAAGACGTGGACGGCTGGGGCCTTGGCAAGTGGCCGCCGTCGCGGTGCATATCTGGCGCGTTATGCGCTAGTTTTTGCCATCCTCGCGGTTATCGCGATATTTTCAACACTGGCGCCAAGTTTCCTGACGGGCGCCAACCTGATGAGCGTATTGGTCAACAATGTCGCCTTGCTCGCCATCGTGTCGATTGCGATGACCTTTGCCGTCGCCTCCGGCGGCATCGATCTTTCGGTCGCGACTGCGGTGGATTTTGCCAGTTTCACCTTCGTCTCGCTGGTGCTGGGTGGTGTGCCTGTTGGCCTCGCCGTGCTTGCGGCAATCTTCGCTGGCGGACTGGTCGGTGCCTTGAATGGCCTGCTGATTTCGGCAATCGGCATCTCGCCGTTTCTGGCGACGCTTGGAACGCTGTTCATCGGTCGCAGCGTGCAGCAATTGCTCACCAATGGCGGCAATCCGGTCTATCTGTCCCAAGCCGCCATTCCGCCAGGCTTTTCCTTCATCGGCCATGGACACTTGTTCGGTGTACCCGTGCCGCTGGTCGTCACGCTCCTGCTGATTGTTGTGACTGCCGTGATATTGGCAATGACCCGTTTCGGGCGGGTCCTGATTGCAATCGGCACCCAGGCCAGCGTGGCGCGCTATTCCGGCCTGTCTGTCGCCTCAGTTGTTGCGAGCGCCTATATTCTGGCCGGGACCATTGCCGCAATTGCCGGCATCCTTTTGACGGCAACAGTCAATGTCTACATTCCGTCATCCGGCAATGCCTTCCTGTTGAATGCCATTGGCGCGACCTTCATCGGCACCACGCTCCATCCGTTGCGCCGCCCCAATGTGATTGGCACCGTGCTTGGCGTTCTGCTGCTTGGCCTCGTCTCGAACGGGTTGCTGCTGTCCGGTTTGAATTTCTATTGGCAGCAGGTTGCAACGGGCCTGCTGATTTTCTCCGTGCTGGCCCTGAGCTT